A window of Bufo gargarizans isolate SCDJY-AF-19 chromosome 9, ASM1485885v1, whole genome shotgun sequence contains these coding sequences:
- the MIA gene encoding melanoma-derived growth regulatory protein, whose translation MFRVCRPQSSGAMHPSLLGLVFCLLLGLVGGNRKMPKLAERKLCADEECSHPISIAVALSDYTPPDCRFIPIRRGQTLYVFSKLKGRGRLFWLGSVQGDEYGEYTAKLGYFPSSIVQEEHYLMPGKVEVKTNQWDFMCH comes from the exons ATGTTCAGAGTCTGCCGTCCGCAGAGCAGCGGAGCCATGCATCCGTCACTTCTGGGGCtcgtcttctgcttgttgcttggCCTGGTTGGTGGCAACCGGAAGATGCCCAAACTTGCGGAGAGGAAGCTCTGCGCCGATGAGGAATGTAGCC ATCCCATCTCTATAGCCGTGGCGCTCTCAGACTACACCCCCCCTGACTGCCGTTTCATCCCCATCAGACGTGGACAGACCCTGTATGTTTTCTCCAAGTTGAAGGGCCGTGGGCGGCTGTTTTGGCTCGGAAGT GTGCAAGGAGATGAATATGGGGAGTACACAGCAAAGTTGGGGTACTTTCCAAGTTCAATTGTTCAAGAAGAACACTATTTAATGCCCGGAAAAGTGGAGGTGAAAACAAAC
- the SNRPA gene encoding U1 small nuclear ribonucleoprotein A: MAVQETRPNNTIYINNLNEKIKKDELKKSLYAIFSQFGQILDILVSRSLKMRGQAFVIFKEVNSATNALRSMQGFPFYDKPMRIQYAKSDSDIISKMKGTFVDQDRKRQEKRKVKAQDAAAAAAAKKIVPGAPMVPGLPGQIPGMQNIPGMNQAPRMMHMAGQNPYMHHPGMMPPPGIAPGQMPPGGMPHGQMMPGQMAPMQQLSENPPNHILFLTNLPEETNELMLSMLFNQFPGFKEVRLVPGRHDIAFVEFDNEVQAAAARESLQGFKITQSNSMKISFAKK; the protein is encoded by the exons AGCTGAAGAAGTCTCTGTATGCCATCTTCTCCCAGTTTGGTCAGATCCTTGACATCTTGGTGTCTCGCAGTCTGAAGATGAGAGGACAGGCGTTTGTCATCTTTAAGGAAGTTAACAGTGCAACAAATGCCCTGCGGTCAATGCAAGGATTCCCCTTTTATGATAAGCCAATG AGAATCCAGTATGCAAAGAGTGACTCTGACATCATATCCAAAATGAAAGGAACCTTCGTGGATCAAGACCGAAAGAGGCAGGAGAAGAGGAAAGTCAAAGCAcaagatgctgctgctgctgccgctgccaagaAGATTGTTCCAGGCGCTCCTATGGTGCCAGGCTTACCAGGGCAAATTCCT GGAATGCAGAACATCCCTGGAATGAACCAGGCTCCCCGTATGATGCATATGGCTGGACAGAATCCATACATGCACCATCCTGGCATGATGCCACCACCAGGAATTGCTCCAGGACAGATGCCTCCTGGTGGCATGCCTCATGGACAGATGATGCCTGGACAAATGGCACCTATGCAACAG TTATCTGAAAATCCACCCAACCATATTCTGTTCTTGACCAACCTCCCAGAAGAAACCAATGAGCTGATGCTGTCCATGCTGTTCAACCA ATTCCCTGGCTTCAAAGAAGTCCGTCTAGTCCCTGGACGTCATGATATAGCCTTTGTGGAATTTGACAATGAAGTCCAGGCGGCTGCTGCCCGAGAGTCTCTACAAGGATTCAAGATCACCCAGAGCAACTCCATGAAGATTTCATTTGCTAAGAAATAA